ATACAGAGTTAATCACTGAGCCGAAAAGAAAACCAAGAAAAAGACAGACTCAGAATGGTGCGAGTTATCCAAGAAATTCTGCTGAAAGTATTGCTGCTAAGGAAAAAAGTAACTATAAATGTGAAATGGATGATAGACATGTCACATTTAAAACTACTAACAATCAAATGCCTTATATGGAGGCACATCACTTAATTCCGATGGCAGCACAAGATTATTATGAAAATACCATTGATTTTGCAGACAATATTGTTACGCTTTGTCCAAATTGTCATCGTAAAATTCATCATGGGATGCCACAAGAAAAAGCAGCTATGATTGATTATCTCTACCAACGCCACGAGGAATTTTATGAAACATATGGGATTAAAATCAATAAGCAATTGTTATTAAATTTTTATGGTATTATGTAATGGATTATACACCTACAAATAAATCAAACCTTGTTGAAATGATGGGGTTCTGGTACAAAAAATCTATACAACTGCAGTTCACCTCTAAAGCATGGACATACTAATACCATCCTCTACAAAATGGCATGGGAGTGATGTATATGTTCAAAAAAATACAACTTCTATTTGCACCAGAACCACTAAAGATGAGTATGTTACTTCTGACATAGTTGAAGCAGATATATGGTTTATCGACATAGAATAGAAGATATATTGTAAAAATAAATAAACCAAACCCAGGGTAGCACCCTAGGTTTGGTTTATTTAAATATACTCAACCTCTCCCAACATCTGGTTAATAACACTACCCTTCATCCATAAATACTGCGAATACATACGTATACCGTTTAGTTCAAGCGGCTTCTTAGTTGAATCAGTACCAGAACCACGTACAAAAAATGTATGGTCTTTTGATTTAGGGAAGTTAAGTGATGTTTTCACTGTGTTTGTTGACTTATTAATAAGAGGTTTATTGAATTTATCCATTTCAATAGTTTCAACTAATTTGTAGTTATTAACTAAATCACGTATTTTTTCCCGAACAGGCTTCACTTCATTCTCCAAAATATCCTCAGTAAATACTAGGCGTTTAAAGCCAATAAATTTATTATTAAGTAGTTGGGATTTTGCAGAAGGCTCTTCGAAAATGATACATAGGAATTGCTGACCACTAAAGTAGTTATATATGAATGAGTCTTCAAACGATGTATCTATGTCCGTCCATTCAGCAAAATCAATTTTAAATAGCTTCGTATCTTCTGTACGAGCACCAGTAGTCGTTTGGACAATCGTTTTAGGAACGAGACCCACTTTACTAAATAGCTCAATTTTACTTAATTTCTTAGCTGTACCACCAAACATTTTTATAATAATTTGTTCTGAGATACCTTTTGGCACATCTTTACCCGTACTTAGATCGAAATCAATATCTAATTCGAGGATTAGCTCGCGAACAGTTTTATTTTTATATTTAGCAGTAAGTTTATGTAATTCTGCATCTAGTTCCTTAAAGCTTGAATACGTTTCATCTAATTCTTCAAATTGGGCTCCGAAATGCTTTTGAACCAATGTTGAAACAGCAGCACGCTTCAAACGAAACCGAGGTGCATTTGGCCATTTAGGAGCAGTATCGATTAACATGAGCTGTTTACGCAATTCCGATGAAAGGCGAGGATATTCAGCTTTTGGATTTTCATAAGTTTCCTGTAAATGATGAATAAAATCACGTACTATGAGCCAATCATTCTTCAAAATTTCACGCTCTTCATCTGAAAACTCATGAAAGTGATAGCCTTTTATAAAGAAGTTTGCATAATCAGCAGCCTTCACTGTTACGGGTGAATCATAATGGTAATAAACAAGTAGCATGTGTTCTAATTTTCGCCAAAAACTAGAGGTGTCAAATTCCTCGCTTGTAATTTTATCTGGTGAAACTGCAGTAATTGACATTGGCTCCTTTGCTTCATAAATAAATTCGCCTTGCTTTTTAGGGTTTCGAATACCAGTTGTTTTTAATTCTGTAGGTATTCCATCAACTAATAAATCCGGATTTTTATCCGAATCTGCTTGATAGCCTAGAATGGATTGTTCTACAACATCGCCAGCAATGCCAGTAATTTTAGGGTGAGTAATTGTGCGATTAAAGACATTTTTAATATCTACGTCCCCAAGCGTTTTATTTAATACATTTTTAAAAATGGTTTCTAATTCATTCCTCTTAAATTCATGCAATGCCATCGTCAAAACTCCCTTTTATAAACACTAATTTTAGAATACGGTAAATTCTGTATTTAATCACGTAAATATGTCCAAAACATAATTGTTGATCTTTCAATCTTGTTCGTTTATAATAAAATTAAGATAGAAA
The DNA window shown above is from Solibacillus isronensis and carries:
- a CDS encoding MutH/Sau3AI family endonuclease yields the protein MALHEFKRNELETIFKNVLNKTLGDVDIKNVFNRTITHPKITGIAGDVVEQSILGYQADSDKNPDLLVDGIPTELKTTGIRNPKKQGEFIYEAKEPMSITAVSPDKITSEEFDTSSFWRKLEHMLLVYYHYDSPVTVKAADYANFFIKGYHFHEFSDEEREILKNDWLIVRDFIHHLQETYENPKAEYPRLSSELRKQLMLIDTAPKWPNAPRFRLKRAAVSTLVQKHFGAQFEELDETYSSFKELDAELHKLTAKYKNKTVRELILELDIDFDLSTGKDVPKGISEQIIIKMFGGTAKKLSKIELFSKVGLVPKTIVQTTTGARTEDTKLFKIDFAEWTDIDTSFEDSFIYNYFSGQQFLCIIFEEPSAKSQLLNNKFIGFKRLVFTEDILENEVKPVREKIRDLVNNYKLVETIEMDKFNKPLINKSTNTVKTSLNFPKSKDHTFFVRGSGTDSTKKPLELNGIRMYSQYLWMKGSVINQMLGEVEYI